A window from Mytilus galloprovincialis chromosome 8, xbMytGall1.hap1.1, whole genome shotgun sequence encodes these proteins:
- the LOC143042482 gene encoding arfaptin-2-like isoform X2, with the protein MAGRDMVNGGGEVDTFEKDLKEILEDGPNLNDMHNTVQTGSPQKIMTSSYPGGSGSFDNTGSSQLPRSQTMPPATSHVSLSNNPVSSNGDFLPKTVQTAQSKIETIKSWSVNTFKCTKQYIAERLGKGSKTVDLELEAQIEVLRDMQRKYSNILRLAKNLNSHFCNVVQTQRALGEAFSEQAQRSPELQEEFSYNCETQRALVKNGEVLLGAMNFFTSTINTLCNKTMEDTLLTVRQYEAARLEYDAYRNEMEALQLAPRESTSATKVDGSKRKFDEHKVKFEKLRADVSIKLKFLDENRVKVMHKQLLLFHNAVSAYFTGNDSALEATLKQFNIKLKPANTEKPSWIEQ; encoded by the exons ATGGCAGGAAGAGATATGGTTAATGGTGGAGGAGAAGTCGATACTTTTGAGAAAGATTTGAAAGAAATTTTAGAAGATGGGCCAAACTTAAATGACATGCATAACACAGTCCAGACAGGATCTCCACAGAAAATAATGACATCATCATATCCAGGCGGATCAGGTTCTTTTGATAACACTGGATCTTCTCAGCTACCTAGATCTCAAACTATGCCACCTG caaCAAGTCATGTGTCATTATCAAACAACCCTGTTTCCAGCAATGGAGACTTCTTACCTAAAACTGTACAGACAGCACAATCTAAAATAGAAACCATCAAATCATGGAGTGTCAACACCTTCAAATGTACTAAACAATACATTGCTGAGAGACTTGGTAAAGGTTCTAAAACCGTTGATCTGGAACTAGAAGCACAAATAGAAGTATTACGCGATATGCAAAGAAAATATTCTAATATATTAAGACTGGCCAAGAACTTAAATAGTCATTTCTGTAATGTTGTACAAACCCAGAGAGCATTAGGCGAAGCCTTCTCAGAGCAAGCTCAACGTTCTCCAGAACTTCAGGAGGAGTTTTCATATAACTGTGAGACACAAAGGGCTCTGGTAAAAAATGGGGAAGTATTATTAG GGGCTATGAATTTTTTCACATCAACTATTAACACTTTATGTAACAAGACCATGGAGGACACACTGTTAACAGTCAGACAGTATGAAGCTGCAAG GTTAGAGTATGATGCTTACAGAAATGAGATGGAAGCTCTACAGCTAGCACCTAGAGAATCAACATCGGCTACTAAAGTGGATGGCTCCAAAAGAAAGTTTGATGAACATAAAGTCAAGTTTGAAAAGCTTAGAGCAGATGTGTCTATAAAACTTAAGTTCCTAGATGAGAATAGG gTAAAAGTCATGCACAAACAGTTGTTATTATTTCACAACGCTGTATCAGCTTATTTTACTGGCAACGATTCAGCATTAGAGGCAACGTTAAAACAGTTCAATATAAAACTTAAACCAGCAAATACAGAAAAACCATCGTGGATAGAAcaataa
- the LOC143042482 gene encoding arfaptin-2-like isoform X3 has protein sequence MYSRDVASKYILVHAIMAGRDMVNGGGEVDTFEKDLKEILEDGPNLNDMHNTVQTGSPQKIMTSSYPGGSATSHVSLSNNPVSSNGDFLPKTVQTAQSKIETIKSWSVNTFKCTKQYIAERLGKGSKTVDLELEAQIEVLRDMQRKYSNILRLAKNLNSHFCNVVQTQRALGEAFSEQAQRSPELQEEFSYNCETQRALVKNGEVLLGAMNFFTSTINTLCNKTMEDTLLTVRQYEAARLEYDAYRNEMEALQLAPRESTSATKVDGSKRKFDEHKVKFEKLRADVSIKLKFLDENRVKVMHKQLLLFHNAVSAYFTGNDSALEATLKQFNIKLKPANTEKPSWIEQ, from the exons ATGTACAGCAGAGATGTAGCATCCAAATATATATTG GTACATGCAATTATGGCAGGAAGAGATATGGTTAATGGTGGAGGAGAAGTCGATACTTTTGAGAAAGATTTGAAAGAAATTTTAGAAGATGGGCCAAACTTAAATGACATGCATAACACAGTCCAGACAGGATCTCCACAGAAAATAATGACATCATCATATCCAGGCGGATCAG caaCAAGTCATGTGTCATTATCAAACAACCCTGTTTCCAGCAATGGAGACTTCTTACCTAAAACTGTACAGACAGCACAATCTAAAATAGAAACCATCAAATCATGGAGTGTCAACACCTTCAAATGTACTAAACAATACATTGCTGAGAGACTTGGTAAAGGTTCTAAAACCGTTGATCTGGAACTAGAAGCACAAATAGAAGTATTACGCGATATGCAAAGAAAATATTCTAATATATTAAGACTGGCCAAGAACTTAAATAGTCATTTCTGTAATGTTGTACAAACCCAGAGAGCATTAGGCGAAGCCTTCTCAGAGCAAGCTCAACGTTCTCCAGAACTTCAGGAGGAGTTTTCATATAACTGTGAGACACAAAGGGCTCTGGTAAAAAATGGGGAAGTATTATTAG GGGCTATGAATTTTTTCACATCAACTATTAACACTTTATGTAACAAGACCATGGAGGACACACTGTTAACAGTCAGACAGTATGAAGCTGCAAG GTTAGAGTATGATGCTTACAGAAATGAGATGGAAGCTCTACAGCTAGCACCTAGAGAATCAACATCGGCTACTAAAGTGGATGGCTCCAAAAGAAAGTTTGATGAACATAAAGTCAAGTTTGAAAAGCTTAGAGCAGATGTGTCTATAAAACTTAAGTTCCTAGATGAGAATAGG gTAAAAGTCATGCACAAACAGTTGTTATTATTTCACAACGCTGTATCAGCTTATTTTACTGGCAACGATTCAGCATTAGAGGCAACGTTAAAACAGTTCAATATAAAACTTAAACCAGCAAATACAGAAAAACCATCGTGGATAGAAcaataa
- the LOC143042482 gene encoding arfaptin-2-like isoform X1 has protein sequence MYSRDVASKYILVHAIMAGRDMVNGGGEVDTFEKDLKEILEDGPNLNDMHNTVQTGSPQKIMTSSYPGGSGSFDNTGSSQLPRSQTMPPATSHVSLSNNPVSSNGDFLPKTVQTAQSKIETIKSWSVNTFKCTKQYIAERLGKGSKTVDLELEAQIEVLRDMQRKYSNILRLAKNLNSHFCNVVQTQRALGEAFSEQAQRSPELQEEFSYNCETQRALVKNGEVLLGAMNFFTSTINTLCNKTMEDTLLTVRQYEAARLEYDAYRNEMEALQLAPRESTSATKVDGSKRKFDEHKVKFEKLRADVSIKLKFLDENRVKVMHKQLLLFHNAVSAYFTGNDSALEATLKQFNIKLKPANTEKPSWIEQ, from the exons ATGTACAGCAGAGATGTAGCATCCAAATATATATTG GTACATGCAATTATGGCAGGAAGAGATATGGTTAATGGTGGAGGAGAAGTCGATACTTTTGAGAAAGATTTGAAAGAAATTTTAGAAGATGGGCCAAACTTAAATGACATGCATAACACAGTCCAGACAGGATCTCCACAGAAAATAATGACATCATCATATCCAGGCGGATCAGGTTCTTTTGATAACACTGGATCTTCTCAGCTACCTAGATCTCAAACTATGCCACCTG caaCAAGTCATGTGTCATTATCAAACAACCCTGTTTCCAGCAATGGAGACTTCTTACCTAAAACTGTACAGACAGCACAATCTAAAATAGAAACCATCAAATCATGGAGTGTCAACACCTTCAAATGTACTAAACAATACATTGCTGAGAGACTTGGTAAAGGTTCTAAAACCGTTGATCTGGAACTAGAAGCACAAATAGAAGTATTACGCGATATGCAAAGAAAATATTCTAATATATTAAGACTGGCCAAGAACTTAAATAGTCATTTCTGTAATGTTGTACAAACCCAGAGAGCATTAGGCGAAGCCTTCTCAGAGCAAGCTCAACGTTCTCCAGAACTTCAGGAGGAGTTTTCATATAACTGTGAGACACAAAGGGCTCTGGTAAAAAATGGGGAAGTATTATTAG GGGCTATGAATTTTTTCACATCAACTATTAACACTTTATGTAACAAGACCATGGAGGACACACTGTTAACAGTCAGACAGTATGAAGCTGCAAG GTTAGAGTATGATGCTTACAGAAATGAGATGGAAGCTCTACAGCTAGCACCTAGAGAATCAACATCGGCTACTAAAGTGGATGGCTCCAAAAGAAAGTTTGATGAACATAAAGTCAAGTTTGAAAAGCTTAGAGCAGATGTGTCTATAAAACTTAAGTTCCTAGATGAGAATAGG gTAAAAGTCATGCACAAACAGTTGTTATTATTTCACAACGCTGTATCAGCTTATTTTACTGGCAACGATTCAGCATTAGAGGCAACGTTAAAACAGTTCAATATAAAACTTAAACCAGCAAATACAGAAAAACCATCGTGGATAGAAcaataa